One window of the Benincasa hispida cultivar B227 chromosome 3, ASM972705v1, whole genome shotgun sequence genome contains the following:
- the LOC120074692 gene encoding transcription factor LAX PANICLE 1: MDYNFPTSNPSSCGSSSGGGGKEKMKKNINNGGGKRSKGVVKLSTDPQSVAARERRHRISDRFKILQSLVPGGTKMDTVSMLDEAIHYVKFLKTQIWLHQTMINFVDYDPSSATAAAAANSGLPFDQIAGGEYNNNMNFLCSQNDVVKMEEPNFLPQLDPNYNNNNNNLYFPSDHQDQFISSSYDPYINF; the protein is encoded by the coding sequence ATGGATTACAACTTTCCGACGAGCAACCCGAGCTCATGTGGTTCATCCTCCGGCGGCGGCGGAAAggagaagatgaaaaagaaCATCAACAACGGCGGAGGGAAGAGGAGCAAGGGGGTTGTGAAGCTCTCAACGGACCCACAAAGCGTGGCGGCGAGAGAACGGCGGCATAGAATCAGCGACCGGTTCAAGATTTTGCAGAGCTTAGTTCCCGGCGGCACTAAAATGGACACCGTTTCAATGCTTGATGAAGCCATTCATTATGTCAAGTTCTTAAAAACCCAGATTTGGCTTCATCAAACTATGATTAATTTCGTTGATTATGATCCTTCTTCCGccaccgccgccgccgccgctaATTCCGGTCTCCCTTTTGACCAAATTGCCGGCGGCGAGTATAACAACAATATGAATTTTCTCTGCTCTCAAAACGACGTCGTTAAAATGGAGGAGCCTAATTTCTTGCCTCAGCTCGATCCcaactataataataataataataatctttaTTTCCCTTCTGATCATCAAGACCAATTCATCTCCTCTTCTTATGATCCTTACATCAACTTctag